In the genome of Cricetulus griseus strain 17A/GY unplaced genomic scaffold, alternate assembly CriGri-PICRH-1.0 unplaced_scaffold_134, whole genome shotgun sequence, the window CAATTAATAGTAGAAAAATGTCTAAATTCTTGGGGGTTGatttattttaagagaaaatatagAGAGACATCATTTATCATGTTTCATCTTGGAACCATCCCTCCTAATATGACCTTACTCATTTTCCAGAAAACTATTACATACAAGATCCTGTCCATCAACAAGGGAAGACCGAAATGGAGTCTTGTCAGTGTAATCAGTTTGGGAAAATTCTTCATGacccctccacatgtgcactatATAGAATAAGTGAAATTACAGAAAACTCTAACAACTACATAATCAGTAATAATGGAGATGACCCCCTTGAATTATTAAATACAGATACAAATGAAAGCAGGCACACTGAAGAAGAACCTTCCGATTCTGAAGACAGTGAGAAATCCTTAATTATGTCTTCAAACAGTAGTCAGCATCAGAGACTCAACACTGTGAAGGAAGTGCACAGGCATGGAGAATGTGATCAACGTTTTGACACGACAGACAGTTCTATTCAACAACCGGTTCTCATTGGGAAGAAGCCACACCAGTGTGAGAAATGTAAGAAATGCTTCAGTACTGCCTCATACCTCACTGTGCACCACagaattcatacaggagagaagCCTTACACATGTAAGTACTGTGACAAATCGTTTGCTATGAAGTCAAGTCTTACAAAACATGAGAGAATTCATACCGGAGAGAAGCCTTACACATGTAAGAACTGTAACAAGTCCTTTAATGTGAGTTCAAATCTTACAATTCATATGAGGATTCATACAGGACAGAAGCCTTACAAATGTAACGACTGTGACAAATCCTTCACTACAAGGTCAAGTCTTATACTGCATCAGAGAATACATACAGGAGAAAAGCCTCACATATGTAACGACTGTGACAAATCCTTTATAGTGAAGTCAAAACTTATACAgcatcagagaattcatacaggAAAGAAGCCTTACACGTGTAACGACTGTAAGAAATCCTTTAATGTGAAGTCATATCTCACACTGCATCTGAATATTCATACAGCagagaagccttacaaatgtAAAGACTGTCACAAATCCtttacaaagaaaacaactcTAACAGttcatcagagaattcatacaggagaAAAGCCTTACACATGTAAGGATTGTGACAAATCTTTTGTTACAAAGTGCAAGCTTACACTgcatcagagaattcatacaggagaAAAGCCTTACACATGTGAAGACTGTGGCAAATCCTTTACTTTTAGGCCAAATCTTATAGAGCACCGTAGAATCCATACGGGAGAAAAGCCTCACAAGTGTATGGATTATGAGAAATCCTTTACTGCGAGGTCAACTCTCACACAGCATCAGCGAATTCACCAGACAGAAACCTTAAAAAAGCCAGCAACGTGACAAATCTTTTACTGCATCCACAAATCTTAAGAgaacatcagaaaattcatactggACAGAGATCTTACAAATTTGAAGAGTGTGACAAACATCTTGCTACAAGCACACACCTTATTAAGTATCAGAAAATCCATACTGGATAGAAACCTTACAAATATGGAGAATACGTCTTGTCCTTTATCTAGAATTTAAATCTTAGAAAACCTCAGTGACTATATTGAAAAGTAGCCTTACATATGTCCAAAATGAGACAATTTATTTTCCTTCAAGTAAAATGTAGTACATATCTGAGGGTCCATTCTGatagagaaatattaaaaatgtctGGAAAGTGATGAATCCTTTGCCTACATGAAGtcttagaacacatcagagaGTTCACACTGGACTGAAGTTTTACAGATATAAGGATTGTAAGAAGATGTGTGGTCGCTGCTCTTATCTTATCAGAAACTTCACAAATGTTAAGACTGTAGTGTATCTTATATCAACCTTTCAAACATTAAAAGATATCAGAAAACACCATTATAAATCATGTGACATCGCTCTTATACAGTATTCTTGAATTACAAGTCCCAGGTGTACATACTGGAAACATAAAGATAAGTAACTTTTCAACACCTTTActgaaattgttttttgttttttgttgttgctttttctctattttttggttttttgagacaggattctctGTGTCTTCAgatgctgtcctgaaactagctcttgtagaccaggctggtctcaaactcatagagatccaactgactctgcctcccaagtgcttggattacaggcatgcaccaccaatgcccggccctttACTGAAGGTTTAAACTTATAAAATAATgcatattgaaataaaattttgtaaaaCTAACTGTGTGAATTAGTTCTATTCTGTCTCAGTACCTTGTCTACAAGAATTTCTGTGCACTGCTGTTTGATGatgactgtggaggtcagaagagtgtatCATATTACCTGAATCTGAACTTAAACACATTTGTGTGATATATGTCTGGATTATCATCCAAAATTGAGAATAATGCCATGCTATTtgatacacaccttcaatcccaggacttggtAGGCATCGACAAGAACATCTCTGTGGAGTCTGagggcatcctggtctacataatcaGTTCTACAGCTGTCAGAACTTCATACCCAGGTttagttataataataataatgacaaaatagAGTAACATAAAAATGTGGCCAAGATTTTAATTGTGCTGTACATCAAACCACTCTTATTTCTAATAAGCCACATGAATTGTTCCCATATATAAACCTATATGTCATTGAGGATTAGAAATTATAGCCACCAAACTTATTCAGTTTGATAAATCCTTTGCTTAAGGCTCAAATTGCTGACAAAAGCAAATCCcacccaaaattaaaaacaaaaactgctcCAAAAATGTCTCATCTTTTGCTCACATTCAAAATCTTCATAGTAGAATTAAACCTTAAAATAGAAGGTGAGAAAATGTAAAAGGAGAAACTGTCCATGTTAGTGCAGCCACTTCTGATTGGCATGGTGTAAGTCAGAGATCCAGCCCAGCATTTTCAACAAGATACAGTAAAGCTGAGCTATATGGTGCCCTGGACCTGACTTTAGACTTTGATCTTCACATGTTGCCTGCTTTGTGTGGTTCATATTTGTACACATTGGGGATATTGGAGTGATAGGAATTCTTATGAACAATTTATGACTTCTCCCAGGACTACTGCTTCTAAGCTTCCCCAGGAATATCATGTGCATAGTACCTCTCTAATCTTATGGACATATCCTTATCTAACTTAAAGAAGGGCCTGGGTACTGTCCCAACTGATGTGACAGCCTTTGATAATCTGCCATGGAAGATCTCATCCTCTCTCATGGGAGTATGGGCGTAGAATGGGGAGATGGAGGGTCATGTGGGAGAACTGGAGAGAGTGAGGGAGCTGGGAATGGTAAATCAAATAAGACTGTTatcctttaaataaataaaatttccagcCATTGTTCGCTCAGTGGTGCATAATTTTAGCAGGTTTCATAGTTCAAATTGCAAGACTACCAGAACTACACTGAGAAattcaatctttttaaaaatttttttaaaaaatggagaaatacttGAGGAAATGcacagtttcatttttaatgaagaaaattggAAAGTTCTTCCTCCACAAAAATGATGAAAGTAATAGATTTCATTAATTGTCAGCAGACTCTCTTGGAGGTAATGGAGCATTGTGGGTCCCACCCTCAGCTGTAAGGTAATCAAATATACCCCAGTCTTACGCCGTTGCTTATCCTTAGTACTTCTGaacagttatgagtctctgcattaccCACCCCAAACTGCAAGAGGAGACTTTTTTCACCAAGTTTGAGAGTAGTAAAATATAATTCTAAACATGTACATTTAGAGGACAGATTAACAAAAGCATCAATAACAAACCAACAGTAGGTACTCTCCTCTGACATATAACTCCCAAGCTTGAATTTTTGACCATGGCATCAATTTCTCTCTATGGGTCTGGTTTCTAAACCAAACAAGAGAGGCATTGGTTAGGCCCATAAACAGTCAGAAGGGAAGGGTTTTGGAAAAGCACAGGGCAGTAGCCACTTCTGGGCACTGAGGTGGTATCCAGCCACGACAGTGCCTGTGGTGGTGAAATGGAAGGGGAGGGGGCACGGGATGGGAAAACCTGCGGAAGGGCAGCTGGCAGAAGCCCCACCTAGGCTGGGAAACAGACCCCAGGAGGTGGCAGTGGGTGTTCTTGCTTCCTCTGGATCCTCAGGTTGGGAGACCTGCAGAAAAAACACTCAGCGGGGCCGATAAGGGATGAGGGAACAGCAAGGGTTGGGAATGCAGGGCCGTCCTGGAGACCTCGGATGAGGCTCTAATCAGAAAAAGGCCAGAGGGCATGGGAGAGAAACAtccttctgacaccagatattgatgattacaaagtggagtcagcgACAGCTTAATAACTggtagtttattaggggaaaatactcatgaaagggaaccagtgaccaagtttgcacctgagcaggatggacccacaaatgcttcccagtcagctcagccaagtgaGAGAGCCTAGTGTTTGCCTCCCTTCTTCTTAAACACTTGTTATATAACTGTAAGAATAATTCTTTTCGACAGccgcctgggttctgctgccacaTTTGGGCCCCCAAAtgacacacagagtcttatagcTGCtttccaatgactaggatttcttatttgctacctcagtcttaattatcaaccataactactaatctatatattttttatcaggacttatcttactgaggacaccAGCCTAATGTGTCttctctttctgggatcacacggcaactctctccctttcctacatttcccagaatccttctctcctagtcccacctaacttgcttccctatatGTTTACTATTggacaacagtgctttatttataaaccattaagacaaacatatatgcagaaagaCCTCAACCATCATGTAACTGAGACCATGCCCAAGCAGGCATGGGCAGCGATAcctataatcagggtttctccctacaacaGTGACCCATATTacctgaatgttttgtgttaggaatttgttggacttaagattttctttggtcgatgagtctGTTTCTCGttgtgtatcttcaatgcctgagagtctctgttctatctcttgtattctgttggttatgcttgcatctgtagttcatgattgtttacccagcttttgtatttctAGCATTCCATCAGATTgcactttctttattttctgtatttcagtttttcggtcttgaaatatttctcttaagatttgtttattccttttttatttgatttttttaaaatttgaattagaaacaagattgttttacatgtcaatcccagttacctccccctcccctcctcccctaccacccccccaaataaaatcctacctatcacatatcctttctgctccccagggagggtgaggctttccatagggggtcatcagagtctaccatatccttagggatagggcctaggccaacccccatgtgtcttggctcagggagtatccatctatgtggactgggctcccaaagtccacacctatgctagggataagtactgaactactacaggaggttccatagatttccaaggtctcctcactgaaacagaCGTTCATggtgtctagatcagtcccatgctggtaacccagctatcaatctgaggAACAGACTGAtcagttcaggtcagctatttctgtgggtttcaccagccttgtatggatacctttgctcatcagtcctccttctctgtaactggatttcagttcagttcaaggctTAGCTGTTGgtttttgcttctacttccaccagctgcaggatgaaggctaagctatgtcatatgaattagttatcaatAGCATTATCagcagagggcatttaaggtagcctctgttctgttgcttagattgttagttggtgtcatctttgaaggtctccagacattttcctagtgcctgatatctctttaaacctataatgtctccctctattatattatctcttatctcagtctcttctgttctttccccaactcaacatccctgccccatcatatcttcctcacctctctttttctccccttttcattttcctagctccctctcccttctgacatgctcttaatttgctcaggagaccttgtcccttttcgtgtctccagggaaccatgtatgtctctcttagggtcctccttgtttaccagcctctccagcagcgtGGACTGCATGCAGGCTGggaatcatttactctatgtctaaaaaacacatatatgagtgagtacataccatgcctgtctttttgtgttaCCTCGATCAGattggtttcttccagttctatccatttgcctgtgaattccattattccagttttttttcaGGTGAGTAGTAcaacattgtgtaaatgtaccacattttttctatccattcttcagttgaggggaaacTATGttctttccaggttctgtctattacaaataatgctgctatgaacatagttgaacagatgtccttgttgtatgagtgtgcttcttttgggtatatacctaagagtggaattgctggatcttgtggtagactgagtcccattttcctgaggagttgccatactgatttctaaagtggctgtacaagttggcacttctaccagcagtggaggagtgtttccctttctccacatcctctccagcatatactgtcattggtgtttttgattttagccattctgacaggtgtaagatggtatctcagagttgttttgatttgcatttccttgatggctaaggattttcaacactttcttatctgtctttcagccattttagattcctctattgagaattgtctatttagttctgtaccccactttttcattggattattttgtgttttgtagactagcttcttgagttctttgtaaattttggagaccagccctctgtcggcagtggggttgatgaatatctttttccaatctgtgggctgttgttttgtcttgttgacagtgtcctttgccttacagaagcttcccaatttaagcaggtcccatttattaattgttgatctcagggtctgtgctactggtgtaatgttcaggaagcattctcctgtaccaattaattcaaggatatttcccagttTAAGACATATtattcttgggggctggagagatggttcggaggttaagagcactgactgctcttccagaggtcctgagttcaatttccagcaaccatatggtgactcacaaccatctgtaatgagatctggtgtccacttctggtgtgcagatatatgtggaagcagaatgttgtatacataataaataaataaaatcttaaaaaagtattatttttaaatatgggtAAAGATGATCTAAGAGTTATCTCCCCTATCCCTGTTCTCAAATATTGTCAACTATCACATGCCACAACTGTCATTCACACAAGTGACAAAGGAAGTAACCAGCCATTACTGTTAGTTGTATCGCCACCTTTCAAAGAATACAAAAAGTCATTTATCACCCGTACTTTCCTTCCTTTATGTAAAGAGAGAGTGAGAACTAGACTGTTTAATACTAAAAAGTCAATCGTTGTTCATGTATATAAGTGAAGTATGAAGAAACAGTAGCACATATCAAGCTCACAACAAACATGTCCTCTATTTCCATTCTTAAGTCACCTTCAGGAAGCTGAAAGGCCATATTCAAGGAATTTGAAGGAGTGACTtaatatctctgtgaattctctcTGCAGCTATGTGTGACACAAATATCTGTGGTCCTCACGCAAGTATAAACTGATGAAAGGATCATCATCAGACTCTAGGGTCATTTACTTCCAAGCTCTTAGGATGAAGTttattgaaagtgtgtgtgtgttcttttgatGAGCGATCACTGTCGACTATTATATGGACAATGTCAAGAGGAGCGCTCATTCTGATGGATCATGATAGAGACTGCCTCCTTCGGTCCAATTCCAGCCTGGTAAGTGGGAAGATAACTGGAAGAAACACAGAATACAcactgaaaaatttaaaaatgctgaAATCACAATGGATCTCTAACAGAATTTGGGGGCATTTATTTCAGTGGGTGTTGAGAGAACAGGACAGAAGACTCAAGAGCCATCATGAAATATTCTGATGACATTTCcatggaaaatacaaaaatacttaGCTGCATACGGAACATTTTGTTTACATACTCTGTCTCCACTGACCATTGCATTGTTTGGGGAATGAAGACACAACCTGTCTTCAAGTGTCCACCCTTTTCTTcattctgcttcattttctgaAAACACCTGGGATTAATGAACCTGGCCATGAGAAGTGGAAGGTTCAGgagcaataaaaggaaaataaaaactaacatttCTGTTCTGTGCCATACTAGGGCAGCATAAATTGTGAAATGTTATGTACATTTACAGCATAAATTGTGAAATGTTATGTAATAAATGAACACCCTCTTATTCCtacctgcttttattttttggccAAATGAGGTTATTCAAATCCATGATTCCTTTTTCCCCATGTGTTTCCTCACCCCTGGAGGAATTGGACATTCTTTTCCCTGGGGCTCTGTATCTGAGGTCCACAGTACATGTGAAAAACATGAGTTATTACATACATATGGGGATAGCTCATTATCTCCTTCCATGGCATCACTCATTTGGTAGATATAATGACCCTGAGAGAaagacattttcaggaaaattgttTCTAAGACTACCTGAATTTTTGTGAACATGGTTAAAAATGAAGTCAGTGGATATTGTTAGATGACTCACAGTGCATGCATAAATTAATGTTTGAAGAAAGACACTCAAAGTCAGAATTCATGGTTATACACTGGGTATCGCATCACCAATCCATACCACGGTGAGGAAGACTAATTGAGTATCCAATGAATGACCTATGTTACACCAGGTACAGATATAGAATATCCCAACAAAACCTGTGTTTCCATTGTCTGGAGAACAAATAATCTGGTCAACTCATAATGTTTCCTAAGTCATCTTGTATTCAAAACTATTCAGCTCATCACAGAATCACAGTTCATTTACAtgttaaattttgatttttaaatatttaacattacccagaaagtaaacaaaaccTTTGTGTCTTATTTCAAATACAGCATAAGACCCATCACCCCTTCTCTGAACTCATCATTAATGAGAAGTTAAAATGAGAATTTGAGTTCCAAACCCggatctccctctctcctccccagttTTGACAGATTCCTTGTGAAGATCAATTAATTTTACTTCATCTTTGATTTCCTACAGTGTTTCTCATTTACATTTTAGTAGTGGCTTTAAGAAGTTTTATGCTGAGTATCTTAGTAGAAAGTAATTATGTGAAAGTCTTAATTTCCTCACGCCTACTCCTGAGCTTTACATGCCAAGTTACTGTTACAACCCCTATCACTGCTATCATTTAATTCTTCCCAGCTTAGTGCAAACCTGTTGTAGATATATAACCTATGCATGTCTTTTATCTGACTTCTAATATTGTAATAGAAGCCTGGGCCCAGTAATAAAATTCATTTGAATTTATCCTTTGCTTCAATCATTTTGAATTTCATGGAAACTATTTATTTAAACTTCTGTATATTTGGTTGTTTGACAATAAAAATTCagtttatatatatttaagtgaGATAATTCattgaataaaaatttcaaaaatctaaGAATACATTGCCAATAGCAATAATGAACTATGCATGTATGaattgaaacaaaaatttaaatgatagtatttctttgtttgctcatttgttgGCAAGCAGGCAGATTGATTCCATGTCCTTAGTATTCTGAATAATGGTGTGATAAAAATGGACAAGTAACTGTTTATGTGCTATGCTGACTTACGTAGCTTCAGAAAGCAGCCTTAGATACATGATTGAAAATAACATAGTAGTACATATATTAACAAAATCATCTGTGAAGTACTAACTATGCTGTCTCCTTCAGTTTTTCCTCACACTAGATGTACTCTGGACATTCCCCAAAATTCCCACTGGCTCATTTGTTTTTGGTCATCTTTGATGCCATCCATTCTCACAGGGATTTAGGATTGTCATTGAAAccagtattttcatttttgatagcTAAAGCAGCTGAATGTAATTTCATACTAACAAAGTTTTGTATTCAAAACaggcaacaaaaaataaaatactggttATAAAGATGAGCATTACTGGGACTGGAACAACATGGTCAAAatcattgactgttcttccagaggacttgggttctatTCGCAGCATTCACATGTATATCCACAAGCTTTCATAAattcagttctagaggatccaaccACCTATTCTTACCTCTGTGAACTAATACACTAAGGATACAtatttgaaaggaaagaactaTACATtactaattttaaagaaaaagaaaaaacttttacTCACATTTTATCACAGACACTTCTTAAGACAATGAAGtataagaagacaaaacaaaacctatcaCATTAAAGATGGACAAGGAAAAGCAACATGAGGAAAAGAACCCCAaggaaagcacaagaaacatagGTCCACTTATACACAGGCACAGAAATTAGCACATAAAAGTGCTAATATGAAAGCTATAAGGTATGTGCACAGGATCTGAATTAGACCAATATACGGCCTTTGTTTGATACTTCAGCCCCTCTGTGTTCATATAAGTTTTGGTCAGCTGCTTTAGAAAATCTTGTACTCCTGGTGTCATCCATGCCCTTTGGTTCACACATTCCTACTGACTCCTCTTCTGAGGGTTTCCTTGAGCTCTAAGGGTAGGGATAATATAGATACACCCAACTTAAAGATGTGTCTTCCaggtgctctctttctctctgcataatatcttgctgtggatctctgtgtttgtttctgttggcGATAGGAGGAAGCCACAATGGTGATGGCTGTATGTGTTTCTGATCCATGAGTATATCAGAATATAGTGAAGAGTCATCAGTActttttattcttgattttttgttttctgaaataaatttttatttaaattcaaaacaatcttattttacataccaatcccaattcacTCTGACTTACTCCCAACAATACCTATTTTcccccaccatccactccccagggagagtgaggccaccCATGAAGGAtaatcaaagtctgacacatcattttgGCAAGACTTAGGCCCTCccctaggctgagagggtatccctccataggaaatgggctcctaaaaagCCCATTTGTGCAGTATGGTTAAATACTGTTTTAATTActgaagaacattttttttattagactaGTAGTATTTGTTCTTACTCTCATCTCTGGCCTATCTGATCTTCAGCTCTAGGTCATCTATGGAGTGCTAAATAAGGGTTACATCTTGTGGAATGTGCCTTAGGACA includes:
- the LOC113838615 gene encoding gastrula zinc finger protein XlCGF52.1-like → MESCQCNQFGKILHDPSTCALYRISEITENSNNYIISNNGDDPLELLNTDTNESRHTEEEPSDSEDSEKSLIMSSNSSQHQRLNTVKEVHRHGECDQRFDTTDSSIQQPVLIGKKPHQCEKCKKCFSTASYLTVHHRIHTGEKPYTCKYCDKSFAMKSSLTKHERIHTGEKPYTCKNCNKSFNVSSNLTIHMRIHTGQKPYKCNDCDKSFTTRSSLILHQRIHTGEKPHICNDCDKSFIVKSKLIQHQRIHTGKKPYTCNDCKKSFNVKSYLTLHLNIHTAEKPYKCKDCHKSFTKKTTLTVHQRIHTGEKPYTCKDCDKSFVTKCKLTLHQRIHTGEKPYTCEDCGKSFTFRPNLIEHRRIHTGEKPHKCMDYEKSFTARSTLTQHQRIHQTETLKKPAT